A single genomic interval of Dromiciops gliroides isolate mDroGli1 chromosome 1, mDroGli1.pri, whole genome shotgun sequence harbors:
- the NIBAN3 gene encoding protein Niban 3, protein MGAQNSSHLGERQCQHLRGRTDAFLNHFMPHYRRQLAMTFLRQISSELTPQGQTGYQLLKSEKPPQTMMHEGILTQLQGHSPKWRESYYVLRGDSSLEWFGSKEEQRCGDEPQGSVALTGYTLVASWRECLYQRSTGNHSFQDPDPIIEPPLEFPIYLCHPFRQPLCFCTDTVESQDSWKSVLRYGIRCRGTVLQRRESSEAEAFLDAVKSYRQEKGIYGVDNLLLGTDAEILTNLLMRDLLPKLRAQKPAMLRGMGSRRKWAWRKFLDEVYILVLKLVSSELHNFHQEKEELQKELEKKIRPEADQMLALRNQIAQKLQTMVCGLAESFLCQEVEPQLAWVIEELLGPVRQGVGMIGTLLIHRMDGLLRNVQRSRVVAVLKEEVCSLGDMPWDLELMQPCYQKAELYWDCLQGLKERFGFHGTRNLVFSAQDLMQQLMENAVYTFQQLSDQHVSSATRRRQVICLLEKVKGRVLKKFESDSKFAQKHFVQEWLVQIFLPYLLRRLEVGCKLELHKYEKYVFADYSHIITIENIYEDVVLSFLNQKVNAGMDTTAELRGFQPEEKKKVTAETCTHAMFSMWNLETIDSPPHWDPDPHHDLLEDSRREGDREETGRRSRETCFTQWPPELLDKDPDETERSVLLEGSTIAMGTDIFQTHLLEMDVKGNGSIGWSRPTEFLRSQCPEREPARGGSQAGDIGAQLMADGIYSNVAVKTLRGGLEKGKAVVMETLEGEVL, encoded by the exons ATGGGTGCACAGAACTCGAGCCACCTTGGAGAGAGACAATGCCAGCACCTGAGAG GCCGGACCGATGCTTTTCTGAATCACTTCATGCCGCATTACCGAAGGCAACTTGCTATGACCTTCCTGAGGCAAATCTCAAGTGAGCTGACACCCCAGGGACAGACAGGATACCAGCTATTGAAGAGTGAA AAGCCTCCCCAGACCATGATGCACGAGGGAATCTTGACCCAGCTGCAAGGGCACTCCCCGAAGTGGAGGGAAAGTTACTATGTCCTACGTGGAGACTCCTCTCTGGAGTGGTTTGGTAGTAAAGAG GAGCAGAGGTGTGGCGATGAGCCGCAGGGTTCCGTTGCTTTGACTGGTTACACACTAGTGGCCTCATGGAGGGAATGTCTCTACCAAAGGTCAACAG gaaACCACTCCTTTCAAGATCCAGATCCAATCATTGAGCCCCCTCTGGAATTTCCCATCTATCTCTGCCACCCTTTCCGACAGCCCCTCTGCTTTTGCACGGACACGGTAGAATCTCAGGACAGCTGGAAATCTGTCCTGAGATATGGGATTCGGTGCCGGGGGACAG TTTTACAGAGAAGAGAATCCTCTGAAGCCGAGGCATTTCTGGATGCAGTGAAGTCTTATAGGCAGGAGAAAGGCATTTATGGAGTCGACAATCTTCTTTTAGGCACAGATGCTGAG ATCCTCACCAATCTGCTGATGCGGGATCTGTTGCCAAAGCTTCGGGCCCAGAAACCAGCCATGCTCAGGGGTATGGGAAGCCGAAGGAAATGGGCCTGGAGGAAG TTCTTGGAtgaagtttatattctagtaTTAAAACTGGTCTCCTCTGAGCTCCACAATTTTCATCAAGAAAAGGAAGAACTTCAGAAAGAGTTAGAGAAGAAAATTCGTCCTGAGGCGGATCAGATGCTTGCATTAAGAAATCAGATTGCTCAAAAACTTCAAA CAATGGTGTGTGGCCTTGCTGAGTCCTTCCTCTGCCAGGAAGTGGAGCCTCAGCTGGCCTGGGTGATAGAGGAGCTCCTTGGCCCTGTTCGCCAAGGGGTTGGCATGATTGGCACACTCCTCATTCATCGAATGGATGGTCTGCTCAGGAACGTGCAGAGAAGTCGGGTTGTTGCAGTGCTGAAAGAGGAG GTTTGCTCACTGGGAGATATGCCCTGGGACTTAGAGCTGATGCAGCCGTGCTACCAGAAGGCAGAGCTGTACTGGGACTGTCTCCAGGGTTTGAAGGAAAGATTTGGTTTTCATGGCACTAGAAACCTTGTCTTCAGTGCTCAGGATCTCATGCAACAG CTGATGGAGAATGCCGTGTACACCTTCCAACAGCTTTCAGACCAACATGTGTCCTCAGCCACTCGTAGAAGACAAGTCATCTGCCTGCTGGAAAAGGTCAAGGGTCGTGTGTTAAAA AAATTTGAGTCTGACAGCAAATTTGCTCAGAAGCATTTTGTTCAAGAATGGCTTGTCCAGATTTTCCTTCCCTACCTGCTGAGAAGGCTGGAAGTGGGCTGCAAACTG GAGTTGCACAAGTATGAGAAGTACGTGTTTGCAGACTACAGTCACATCATCACCATTGAGAACATTTATGAGGATGTAGTTCTGAGCTTCCTGAACCAGAAGGTGAATGCAG gAATGGATACAACAGCTGAACTAAGAGGCTTCCAAcctgaggagaagaagaaggtgaCTGCAGAGACCTGTACTCATGCTATGTTTTCCATGTGGAATCTAGAAACCATTGATTCTCCTCCGCATTGGGACCCAGACCCCCACCACGATCTCCTTGAAGATTCCCGTCGTGAAGGGGATCGGGAAGAAACAGGGAGAAGGAGTAGGGAGACCTGCTTTACTCAGTGGCCACCTGAATTGCTGGATAAGGATCCAGATGAGACCGAAAGAAGCGTCCTTTTGGAGGGGTCGACTATTGCCATGGGCACGGACATCTTCCAGACACATCTGCTGGAAATGGACGTGAAGGGGAATGGTTCCATTGGATGGAGCCGGCCTACAGAGTTTCTGAGATCCCAGTGCCCAGAACGAGAGCCAGCAAGGGGTGGCAGCCAGGCAGGGGACATAGGAGCACAGCTGATGGCTGATGGAATCTACTCCAATGTCGCTGTGAAGACTTTACGTGGAGGACTAGAGAAAGGCAAGGCTGTGGTCATGGAAACCCTTGAGGGGGAGGTGTTGTGA